A window of the Pseudomonas gozinkensis genome harbors these coding sequences:
- the tssG gene encoding type VI secretion system baseplate subunit TssG, with protein MDTTYGPAAPALSGLTKVIREYSLFQAVLLVIDRLRDAHPYLSEDDLYDQLEFQANPSLGFPRSDVDRVEFFEEHGQMRARLRFNLIGLVGSGSPLPAFYGEQALGDSEDGNPTRNFLDLFHHRLQRLMLPIWRKYRYRASFQSGAVDPFSSQLFALIGLGGDEIRKAKELNWKRLLPYLGLLSLRAHSAALIEAVLRYYFKHEDLVIEQCIERRVEILEEQRNRLGFANSVLGEDLVLGEHVRDRSGKFRIHITELDWERFHEFLPIGFGYQPLCALVRFTLRDPLDYDIRLVLRPEEIRELRIGEKNDCRLGWTSWLGCEKADGVVTLGSKIH; from the coding sequence ATGGACACCACGTATGGGCCTGCAGCCCCTGCTTTAAGCGGGCTGACGAAGGTAATACGCGAGTACTCGCTGTTTCAGGCCGTGCTGCTGGTGATCGACCGGCTGCGCGATGCGCACCCGTACCTGAGCGAAGACGACCTCTACGATCAGCTGGAATTCCAGGCCAATCCGAGCCTCGGATTTCCGCGCAGCGATGTCGATCGTGTGGAGTTTTTCGAAGAGCACGGGCAGATGCGCGCGCGCCTGCGCTTCAACCTGATCGGCCTGGTCGGTTCCGGCTCGCCGCTGCCGGCGTTCTATGGCGAGCAAGCCCTGGGCGACAGCGAAGACGGCAACCCGACGCGCAACTTCCTCGACCTGTTCCACCATCGCCTGCAACGGCTGATGCTGCCGATCTGGCGCAAGTATCGCTATCGCGCGAGCTTCCAGAGTGGCGCAGTCGACCCGTTCTCGTCGCAGCTGTTCGCCCTGATCGGCCTCGGCGGCGACGAGATCCGCAAGGCCAAGGAACTGAACTGGAAACGCCTGCTGCCGTACCTCGGCCTGCTCAGTCTGCGGGCGCACTCGGCGGCGCTGATCGAAGCGGTGCTGCGTTACTACTTCAAGCACGAAGACCTGGTCATCGAGCAGTGCATCGAGCGCCGCGTAGAAATCCTCGAAGAACAGCGCAACCGCCTCGGCTTCGCCAACAGCGTTCTGGGTGAGGACCTGGTGCTGGGTGAACACGTGCGCGACCGCAGCGGCAAATTCCGCATTCACATCACCGAACTCGACTGGGAGCGATTCCACGAATTCCTGCCTATCGGTTTCGGTTACCAGCCGCTCTGCGCGCTGGTGCGGTTCACCTTGCGTGACCCGCTCGATTACGACATTCGCCTGGTGCTGCGCCCGGAAGAAATCCGCGAACTGCGCATTGGCGAGAAGAACGACTGTCGCCTGGGTTGGACCAGCTGGCTGGGCTGCGAAAAAGCAGACGGCGTGGTGACCCTGGGCAGCAAAATTCATTAA
- the icmH gene encoding type IVB secretion system protein IcmH/DotU codes for MIKDMEHNQDDKTVLLDRQGHGPAASPLTDFAAPPRFEQLEERMIYAARLRPAEAFNISLNSLVAASSELLSEVVRLKHSETREDLYALNERLTAGLKLFEVRALHNGAESSQVMAARYVLCTVVDEAVVTTPWGNESEWSQMSLLSSFHNETFGGEKFFQLLDRLSKNPVKHLPMLELMYLCLSLGFEGKYRVQARGMLELEGIRDALYRQIRQLRGDVPRELSPQWEGLNDQRRNLVRIVPAWMVVLFTFVCLVMMYSGFAWVLGEQRDTVLQPYQPLDPAAVQPQSQP; via the coding sequence ATGATCAAGGACATGGAACACAACCAGGACGACAAAACCGTCCTGCTCGACCGTCAGGGCCATGGCCCGGCGGCGAGTCCGCTGACCGACTTCGCTGCGCCACCGCGCTTCGAACAACTGGAAGAACGGATGATCTACGCCGCGCGCCTGCGTCCGGCGGAAGCCTTCAACATCAGCCTTAATTCGCTGGTGGCGGCGTCATCCGAACTGCTGTCGGAAGTGGTGCGCCTCAAGCACAGCGAAACCCGCGAAGACCTCTACGCGCTCAACGAGCGCCTGACCGCCGGGCTCAAGCTGTTTGAAGTGCGCGCCCTGCACAACGGCGCCGAAAGCAGCCAGGTGATGGCCGCCCGTTACGTGCTCTGCACCGTGGTCGACGAAGCCGTCGTGACCACGCCGTGGGGCAACGAAAGCGAGTGGTCGCAGATGAGCCTGCTCAGCAGCTTCCACAACGAAACCTTCGGTGGCGAGAAGTTTTTCCAGTTGCTCGATCGGCTGTCGAAAAACCCGGTCAAGCACCTGCCGATGCTGGAGCTGATGTACCTGTGCCTGTCCCTCGGTTTCGAGGGCAAGTACCGCGTACAAGCGCGCGGCATGCTGGAACTCGAAGGCATCCGCGACGCCCTGTACCGGCAGATCCGTCAGTTGCGTGGCGACGTGCCGCGTGAATTGTCGCCGCAGTGGGAAGGCCTCAACGATCAGCGCCGCAACCTGGTGCGCATCGTGCCGGCGTGGATGGTGGTGCTGTTCACCTTCGTCTGCCTGGTGATGATGTATTCGGGCTTCGCCTGGGTCTTGGGCGAGCAGCGCGACACCGTTCTGCAACCTTATCAGCCGCTTGATCCGGCCGCGGTCCAGCCGCAGTCGCAGCCGTAA
- the tssK gene encoding type VI secretion system baseplate subunit TssK, with amino-acid sequence MNTHKVIWQEGMLLRPQHFQHNDRYYDHQMKTRTQLLGGYTWGFLNLEIDLQFLNMGKLVISEASGILPDGSLFELGGNTEPLALDVPPNTGNMPIYLALPLVTGNHIEARRPEQSDVLARYTAYETEVADSNAGDDSASQVKCGRPDFKLLLGEQQSDQAYVKLKICDVLDTTPDGVISLDPDFVPTYIQAHASSYLLSCLKEVISMLGHRGDTIAERIRSNGKVGGAEIGDFMMLQLINRTELLLRHYLGLEQVHPEELYRTLLTMLGDLATFSSDSKRPRLDSRYSHADQGASFRKLMESIRQVLSMVLEQHAIELILQARQYGIIVSPLHDHKLLGSASFVLAASANCDSEELRNRLPAHLKVGPVERIRQLVNLHLPGIKVKPLPVAPRQIAFHSNKTYFILELSSEDLAQLERSGGFAFHVSGEFAELELKFWAIRN; translated from the coding sequence ATGAATACCCATAAAGTCATCTGGCAGGAAGGCATGCTGCTGCGTCCGCAGCACTTCCAGCACAACGACCGCTACTACGATCACCAGATGAAGACCCGCACCCAGTTGCTGGGCGGCTACACCTGGGGTTTCCTGAACCTTGAGATCGACTTGCAGTTCCTCAACATGGGCAAACTGGTGATCAGTGAAGCCTCGGGGATCCTGCCGGACGGCAGCCTGTTCGAACTCGGTGGCAACACCGAGCCGCTGGCGCTGGACGTGCCGCCGAACACCGGCAACATGCCGATCTACCTGGCGCTGCCGCTGGTCACCGGTAACCACATCGAGGCCCGCCGCCCGGAGCAGTCCGACGTGCTGGCGCGTTACACCGCCTATGAAACCGAAGTGGCCGACTCCAACGCCGGCGACGATTCGGCGAGCCAGGTCAAATGCGGTCGCCCGGACTTCAAACTGTTGCTCGGCGAGCAGCAGAGCGACCAGGCCTACGTGAAGCTGAAGATCTGCGACGTGCTCGACACCACACCGGACGGCGTGATCAGCCTCGATCCGGACTTCGTGCCGACCTACATTCAGGCCCACGCCTCCAGCTACCTGCTGTCGTGCCTGAAAGAAGTGATCAGCATGCTCGGTCACCGTGGCGACACCATTGCCGAGCGCATTCGTTCGAACGGCAAGGTCGGCGGCGCGGAGATCGGCGACTTCATGATGCTGCAACTGATCAACCGCACCGAACTGCTGCTGCGCCACTACCTGGGTCTGGAGCAGGTCCACCCGGAGGAGTTGTACCGCACGCTGCTGACCATGCTCGGCGATCTGGCGACCTTCTCCAGCGACAGCAAACGCCCGCGTCTGGACAGTCGCTACTCCCACGCCGACCAGGGCGCGAGCTTCCGCAAACTGATGGAGTCAATCCGTCAGGTGCTGTCGATGGTGCTGGAACAACACGCCATCGAGCTGATCCTGCAAGCGCGTCAGTACGGGATCATCGTGTCGCCGCTGCACGACCACAAACTGCTGGGCTCGGCGTCGTTCGTGCTGGCAGCCAGTGCCAACTGCGACTCCGAAGAACTGCGCAACCGCTTGCCTGCGCACCTCAAGGTCGGCCCGGTGGAGCGCATCCGCCAACTGGTCAACCTGCACCTGCCGGGGATCAAGGTCAAACCGTTGCCGGTGGCCCCGCGGCAGATCGCGTTCCACTCCAACAAAACCTATTTCATCCTCGAACTCAGTTCCGAAGACCTGGCGCAACTCGAGCGCTCCGGCGGCTTCGCGTTCCACGTGTCCGGCGAATTTGCCGAGCTTGAACTGAAATTCTGGGCCATCAGGAACTGA
- the tagH gene encoding type VI secretion system-associated FHA domain protein TagH yields MELVFEMLNTKQFVPTELCQRTFKQAGGVIGRGEDCDWIIPDRKRHLSNHHAIVSYREGTFFLTDTSSNGVQDGDSGARLHKGEPVRIEHGSTYVLGDFEIRARLVRDPATFDGEVGLPRAAGTIIPDDAFLDLDPLKSLEQQERVYSEFEEMLAPVTDPEDSRQRADYARIDMESLMVPELIVEPKPEPAPAPKEVERQSETFWDKFGAALGVNVKNLSHDEREALALNAARLLRQSVGGLQQSLRTRSELKNELRLAQTTVQGTNKNPLKFAVDPSEALDILLQPNKPGHLPADQAISRAFRDLQAHQVALLTASRAAVRGTLEHFSPEQLTLRFERDNKPLLATAGGRWRAFNRYHHALRQDDDWSERLLARDFAQAYEEQIRLISTLHTDHQG; encoded by the coding sequence ATGGAATTGGTTTTCGAAATGCTGAACACCAAGCAGTTCGTGCCCACCGAGCTGTGCCAGCGGACCTTCAAACAGGCCGGTGGCGTGATCGGGCGGGGCGAGGACTGCGACTGGATCATCCCTGACCGCAAGCGTCACTTGTCCAATCACCACGCGATTGTCAGCTATCGCGAGGGCACGTTTTTCCTGACCGACACCAGCAGCAACGGTGTTCAGGACGGCGACAGCGGCGCACGCCTGCACAAGGGCGAACCGGTGCGCATCGAGCACGGCAGCACCTACGTGCTGGGCGATTTCGAGATTCGTGCACGACTGGTGCGCGACCCGGCGACCTTCGACGGTGAAGTCGGCCTGCCACGCGCCGCCGGAACCATCATTCCGGATGACGCGTTCCTCGACCTCGACCCACTGAAGTCGCTGGAGCAGCAAGAACGCGTGTACTCGGAATTCGAGGAAATGCTCGCACCGGTTACCGACCCTGAAGACTCCCGTCAGCGCGCCGACTACGCGCGCATCGACATGGAAAGCCTGATGGTGCCGGAGCTGATCGTCGAGCCCAAGCCTGAACCTGCACCGGCACCGAAAGAGGTCGAGCGTCAGAGCGAAACCTTCTGGGATAAATTCGGCGCGGCCCTCGGCGTGAACGTGAAGAACCTCAGCCACGACGAGCGTGAAGCCCTCGCGCTGAACGCTGCACGTTTGCTGCGCCAGAGCGTCGGCGGTCTGCAACAGAGCCTGCGCACCCGTTCGGAGCTGAAGAACGAGTTGCGTCTGGCCCAGACCACCGTGCAAGGCACCAACAAGAATCCGTTGAAATTCGCCGTCGACCCGAGCGAAGCGCTGGACATCCTGTTGCAGCCGAACAAGCCGGGCCACTTGCCGGCCGATCAGGCGATCTCCCGCGCGTTCCGCGACTTGCAGGCGCATCAGGTGGCGCTGCTGACCGCCAGCCGCGCGGCGGTGCGCGGCACACTCGAGCACTTCTCGCCGGAGCAACTGACCCTGCGTTTCGAGCGTGACAACAAACCGTTGCTCGCCACCGCTGGCGGGCGCTGGAGAGCGTTCAACCGTTACCACCATGCGCTGCGTCAGGACGACGACTGGAGCGAGCGCCTGCTGGCCCGCGACTTCGCCCAGGCCTACGAAGAACAGATCCGCCTGATCTCCACCCTCCACACCGACCACCAAGGATGA
- a CDS encoding sigma-54 interaction domain-containing protein, whose amino-acid sequence MFTQVPQPLLYAEALLAQFASLSRAADSAALLGDFVRGLAGLSGCELTQLYLLDATHTSLGMNAECLDGVLQPRSAASLPADYNGEQLLQFALCQNRVVSFDDLGGSLHETSFLPASSAPWQSLLCVPLVNQQKAVEGLLLCASRRHINLQGFADSLGQLGSFVLGQLHLLQRLRQPVDAAAPVVRSLPSASGYGLIGKSAAMRQTYSLISKVLHSPYTVLLRGETGTGKEVVARAIHDCGPRRSQAFIVQNCAAFPENLLESELFGYRKGAFTGADRDRAGLFDAANGGTLLLDEIGDMPLSLQAKLLRVLQEGEIRPLGSNDTHKIDVRIIAATHRDLSVLVSEGKFREDLYYRLAQFPIELPALRQREGDILDLAKHFADKACTFLQRDPVRWSDAALEHLSGYTFPGNVRELKGLVERAVLLCEGGELLAEHFSLRLESAPTPEDHCGLNLRERLEAVERNLLLDCLRKNDGNQTLAARELGLPRRTLLYRLGRLNINLGDFDG is encoded by the coding sequence ATGTTCACTCAAGTGCCGCAGCCACTGCTCTATGCCGAAGCCTTGCTGGCGCAGTTCGCCAGCCTGTCGCGCGCGGCGGACAGTGCTGCGCTGCTGGGTGATTTCGTGCGCGGTCTGGCCGGGCTGAGCGGTTGCGAACTGACGCAGTTGTACTTGCTGGACGCCACGCACACGTCGCTGGGGATGAACGCTGAGTGCCTCGACGGCGTGCTGCAACCGCGCAGCGCGGCGAGCCTGCCGGCGGATTACAACGGCGAGCAACTGTTGCAGTTCGCCCTGTGCCAGAACCGCGTGGTGAGCTTCGATGACCTGGGTGGCAGCCTGCACGAAACCAGTTTTCTGCCGGCGTCGTCCGCGCCGTGGCAGTCGCTGTTGTGCGTGCCGCTGGTCAATCAGCAGAAGGCCGTCGAAGGTCTGTTGCTGTGCGCCAGTCGTCGCCACATCAACCTGCAAGGGTTTGCCGATTCTCTCGGCCAACTCGGTTCGTTCGTGCTTGGTCAGTTGCACTTGCTGCAACGCCTGCGCCAGCCAGTGGATGCTGCCGCACCGGTCGTGCGCAGCCTGCCGAGTGCCAGCGGCTACGGCCTGATCGGCAAGAGTGCAGCGATGCGCCAGACCTACTCGCTGATCAGCAAAGTCCTGCACAGCCCGTACACCGTGCTGTTGCGTGGCGAGACTGGCACCGGCAAGGAAGTGGTCGCGCGGGCGATCCACGATTGCGGCCCGCGCCGGTCCCAGGCGTTCATCGTGCAGAACTGCGCGGCGTTCCCGGAAAACCTGCTGGAAAGCGAGCTGTTCGGCTACCGCAAAGGCGCGTTCACCGGCGCCGACCGTGACCGTGCCGGGCTGTTCGATGCGGCCAACGGCGGCACCCTGTTGCTCGATGAAATCGGCGACATGCCGCTGTCGCTGCAAGCCAAGTTGCTGCGTGTGTTGCAGGAAGGCGAGATCCGTCCGCTGGGTTCCAACGACACCCACAAGATCGACGTGCGCATCATCGCCGCGACGCACCGCGACCTGTCGGTGCTGGTCAGCGAAGGCAAATTCCGCGAGGACCTGTACTACCGCCTCGCGCAATTCCCGATTGAATTGCCGGCCCTGCGTCAGCGCGAAGGCGACATCCTCGACCTGGCCAAACACTTCGCCGACAAGGCCTGCACTTTCCTGCAGCGTGATCCGGTGCGCTGGTCGGACGCGGCGCTGGAGCATCTGTCCGGTTACACCTTCCCCGGCAACGTGCGTGAACTCAAGGGCCTGGTCGAGCGCGCGGTGCTGTTGTGCGAGGGCGGCGAGTTGCTGGCCGAGCATTTCTCGCTGCGTCTGGAATCGGCGCCGACGCCGGAAGACCACTGCGGCCTCAATCTGCGTGAACGACTGGAAGCGGTCGAACGCAATCTGCTGCTCGATTGCCTGCGCAAGAACGACGGCAACCAGACGCTCGCCGCCCGCGAACTGGGCTTGCCGCGGCGCACGCTGCTGTACCGGCTCGGCCGCTTGAACATCAATCTGGGTGATTTCGATGGGTAG
- the tssH gene encoding type VI secretion system ATPase TssH yields the protein MINVDLQQLIQALDAETRRDLERSAERCVARGGSKILVEDLMLGLLERPNGLLSRALQDADVDAGELSAALQSRVEHSASRNPVFAPELVQWLQDALLVANLELGQTSVEDAALILALLRNPMRYAGSRYQPLLAKLNIDRLKEFALSQQPQAAANGKPAAQGESLLERFTHNLTQQARDGKLDPVLCRDGAIRQMVDILARRRKNNPIVVGEAGVGKTAIVEGLASRIAAGEVPQVLKGVELLSLDMGLLQAGASVKGEFERRLKGVIDEVKASPKPIILFIDEAHTLIGAGGNAGGSDAANLLKPALARGELRTIAATTWAEYKKYFEKDPALARRFQPVQLHEPTVSEAVTILRGLAQVYEKSHGIYLRDDAVVSAAELSARYLAGRQLPDKAVDVLDTACARVRISLAAAPESLERLRGELAEGGRQRQALRRDAEAGLLIDHEALEALEARLDEAEAEMVALETLWTEQKQLAERLLELRQQLAKAREAAAVEPVVTVEEDAEGTVIETVAAEVEEGQSVEALEAQLNETHSALTAAQVKERLVSFEVCPRLVAEVISAWTGVPLAQLAREHNAKVASFATDLRTRIRGQEQAVHALDRSMRATAAGLNKPDAPVGVFLLVGPSGVGKTETALALADLLYGGDRFITTINMSEFQEKHTVSRLIGAPPGYVGYGEGGMLTEAVRQKPYSVVLLDEVEKADPDVLNLFYQIFDKGVANDGEGREIDFRNTLILMTSNLGSDKISDLCEDGARPTAEVLEETIRPVLSKHFKPALLARMKVVPYYPVGGPVLRELIEIKLGRLGERLNRRQLDFTWCQNLVDHLSERCTQSESGARLIDHLLDQHVLPLVADRLLDAMATGESLKRVHATLDGEASVTCEFA from the coding sequence ATGATCAACGTAGACCTGCAACAACTCATCCAGGCGCTGGACGCCGAAACCCGTCGCGATCTGGAGCGTTCGGCCGAGCGCTGCGTGGCTCGTGGCGGCAGCAAGATTCTGGTCGAAGACCTGATGCTCGGCCTGCTGGAGCGCCCTAACGGTCTGCTCTCCCGCGCACTGCAGGATGCCGACGTTGATGCCGGCGAACTGAGCGCCGCCCTGCAATCGCGGGTCGAGCACAGCGCTTCGCGCAACCCGGTTTTTGCCCCGGAACTGGTGCAGTGGCTGCAAGACGCGCTGCTGGTGGCCAACCTTGAACTGGGCCAGACCTCGGTCGAAGACGCGGCGCTGATCCTTGCGCTGCTGCGCAACCCGATGCGCTACGCCGGCAGCCGCTACCAGCCACTGCTCGCCAAACTGAACATCGATCGTCTGAAGGAATTTGCCCTGTCGCAACAGCCTCAGGCGGCGGCCAACGGCAAACCGGCCGCCCAGGGCGAATCGCTGCTGGAGCGCTTCACTCACAACCTGACCCAACAGGCCCGCGACGGCAAACTCGACCCGGTGCTGTGCCGCGATGGCGCGATCCGCCAGATGGTCGACATCCTCGCCCGTCGCCGCAAGAACAACCCGATCGTGGTCGGTGAAGCCGGTGTCGGTAAAACCGCCATCGTCGAAGGCCTGGCCTCGCGCATCGCTGCCGGTGAAGTGCCGCAAGTGCTCAAGGGCGTCGAGCTGCTGTCGCTGGACATGGGCCTGTTGCAGGCCGGCGCCAGCGTCAAAGGTGAATTCGAGCGTCGTCTGAAAGGCGTGATCGACGAGGTCAAAGCCTCGCCGAAGCCGATCATCCTGTTCATCGACGAAGCCCACACCCTGATCGGCGCGGGCGGCAACGCTGGCGGCTCCGACGCGGCCAACCTGCTGAAGCCGGCGCTGGCCCGTGGCGAACTGCGCACCATCGCCGCGACAACCTGGGCCGAGTACAAGAAATACTTCGAGAAAGACCCGGCGCTGGCCCGTCGTTTCCAGCCGGTTCAACTGCACGAACCGACCGTGAGCGAAGCGGTGACCATCCTGCGTGGTCTGGCGCAGGTCTACGAGAAGAGCCACGGCATCTACCTGCGCGATGACGCGGTGGTCTCGGCAGCGGAACTGTCCGCCCGTTACCTGGCCGGTCGGCAACTGCCAGACAAGGCTGTCGATGTGCTCGACACCGCGTGCGCACGTGTTCGCATCAGCCTCGCCGCTGCCCCGGAAAGCCTGGAGCGCCTGCGTGGCGAGCTGGCTGAAGGTGGCCGTCAGCGTCAGGCCCTGCGCCGCGATGCCGAAGCCGGTCTGCTGATCGACCACGAAGCGCTGGAGGCACTGGAAGCGCGTCTGGACGAAGCCGAAGCGGAAATGGTCGCACTGGAAACCCTGTGGACCGAGCAGAAACAGCTGGCCGAGCGCCTGCTGGAACTGCGTCAGCAACTGGCCAAGGCCCGTGAAGCCGCTGCGGTCGAGCCGGTGGTCACTGTTGAGGAAGACGCCGAAGGCACCGTGATCGAAACCGTTGCTGCTGAAGTTGAAGAAGGCCAAAGCGTCGAAGCACTGGAAGCGCAACTCAACGAAACCCACAGCGCCCTGACCGCCGCTCAGGTCAAAGAGCGTCTGGTCAGCTTCGAAGTCTGCCCACGTCTGGTGGCCGAAGTGATCAGCGCCTGGACCGGCGTGCCACTGGCGCAACTGGCCCGTGAGCACAACGCCAAAGTCGCAAGCTTCGCCACCGACCTGCGCACCCGCATTCGCGGTCAGGAACAAGCCGTGCACGCACTGGATCGCTCGATGCGTGCCACCGCTGCCGGCCTGAACAAGCCTGACGCACCGGTCGGCGTGTTCCTGCTGGTGGGCCCGAGTGGCGTCGGCAAAACCGAAACCGCCCTGGCGCTCGCCGACCTGCTGTACGGCGGCGACCGTTTCATCACCACCATCAACATGTCCGAGTTCCAGGAGAAGCACACCGTTTCCCGCCTGATCGGTGCACCGCCAGGTTACGTCGGTTACGGCGAGGGCGGCATGCTCACCGAAGCCGTGCGCCAGAAGCCGTATTCGGTGGTATTGCTCGACGAAGTCGAGAAGGCTGATCCGGACGTGCTCAACCTGTTCTACCAAATCTTCGACAAAGGCGTGGCCAACGACGGCGAGGGTCGTGAGATCGACTTCCGCAACACGCTGATCCTGATGACCTCGAACCTGGGCAGCGACAAGATCAGCGACCTGTGCGAAGACGGCGCGCGTCCGACCGCGGAAGTGCTGGAAGAAACCATTCGCCCGGTGCTCAGCAAACACTTCAAACCGGCGCTGCTGGCGCGGATGAAAGTGGTGCCGTACTACCCGGTCGGCGGCCCGGTGCTGCGCGAGCTGATCGAGATCAAACTCGGTCGTCTGGGCGAGCGTCTGAACCGTCGCCAGCTGGATTTCACCTGGTGCCAGAACCTCGTCGATCACCTGTCCGAGCGTTGCACTCAAAGCGAAAGCGGTGCGCGCCTGATCGACCACTTGCTCGACCAGCACGTGCTGCCGCTGGTGGCCGACCGCTTGCTCGATGCCATGGCCACAGGTGAAAGCCTCAAGCGCGTGCATGCGACGCTCGACGGTGAAGCCAGCGTGACCTGCGAGTTCGCCTGA
- the tssJ gene encoding type VI secretion system lipoprotein TssJ, translated as MSRRSTAFFKTLTALTLLVLLAGCSSLSPYSKVTKINLKLTGSDQLNPDLNGRPSPIVVRLFELKHPVTFENADFFSLYERAKESLNPDLVASEELELRPGETVELKLSVEEGSRFIGILAAYRDLPETKWRHTFPITPLEVTEADLTLDQAGIRKTNEVLAKADD; from the coding sequence ATGTCTCGCCGCTCGACCGCTTTTTTCAAGACGCTGACCGCGCTCACCCTTTTGGTGCTGCTCGCCGGTTGCTCGTCGCTGTCGCCGTATTCGAAAGTGACCAAGATCAACCTGAAGCTGACCGGCAGCGATCAGCTGAACCCGGACCTCAACGGTCGTCCGTCGCCGATCGTGGTGCGCCTGTTCGAACTCAAGCACCCGGTGACGTTCGAGAACGCCGATTTCTTCAGCCTCTACGAGCGCGCCAAGGAATCTCTCAACCCGGATCTGGTGGCCAGCGAAGAACTCGAACTGCGCCCGGGTGAAACCGTGGAACTGAAGCTGAGTGTGGAGGAGGGCAGCCGCTTCATCGGCATCCTCGCCGCGTACCGCGACCTGCCGGAAACCAAGTGGCGCCACACGTTCCCGATCACGCCGCTGGAAGTCACCGAAGCCGATCTGACCCTGGATCAGGCCGGTATCCGCAAGACCAACGAAGTGCTCGCCAAGGCGGATGACTGA